The Megalops cyprinoides isolate fMegCyp1 chromosome 19, fMegCyp1.pri, whole genome shotgun sequence genome has a window encoding:
- the LOC118795096 gene encoding small integral membrane protein 10-like protein 2A: MAGLSYLVFRFSGSAGRTYGVFSKGLTRTLLIFFDLAWRLRIRFPYLYLIASMMFNVRLQVHIEIH; encoded by the exons ATGGCGGGTCTGTCTTATTTAGTGTTCCGATTTTCGGGGTCCGCTGGAAGGACTTACGGTGTGTTCTCAAAAGGATTGACGAGGACtttgttgatattttttgaTCTTGCATGGCGACTTAGAATCAGATTTCCTTACCTCTACCTCATCGCCTCAATGATGTTCAACGTACGATTACAG GTACACATTGAAATACATTGA